From one Ctenopharyngodon idella isolate HZGC_01 chromosome 15, HZGC01, whole genome shotgun sequence genomic stretch:
- the LOC127495480 gene encoding protein NLRC3-like isoform X6: MDDTQTSRDEDFSPGFSSVHQKGSEPESSCVSMRSDGSLGRIIDFKSGDTQTDLSSVHQERSEPESSCVSMRSDGSLGRIIDFKSGDTQTDLSSVHQERSEPESSCVSMRSDESMGHKVHFQSGDTQTDLSHEVLNRFRSNLMKKIECLYEGTAQQGNPTLLNEIYTELYITESESGEISNEHEVRQIETQSRRAETEDTPIQCNDIFRPLPGQDKPIRTVLTKGVAGIGKTVSVQKFILDWAEGKENQDVQLIFPLPFREINLMKDKTLSLSDLLHVFFSEAKEISSDKYKVLFIFDGLDECRLSLDFQSDVRLCDVSESASVDVLLMNLIVGNLLPSALIWITSRPAAADLVPSECVHRVTEVRGFNEPQKEEYFRKRISDQSLANTIIRHLKSSRSLYIMCHIPVFCWISAAVLEKMLSEAESGEIPKTLTQMYTHFLILQTNIKHEKDYEKNVTDEDMILKLGKVAFQQLVKGNVIFYEEDLRECGIDVREASVYSGLCTQIFREEFGWYQGKVFCFVHLSVQEHLAALYVHLSFTNNNRNVFDQSLLSKLKEWLPLNSLKNVSLSELHQRAVNEALQSKNGHLDLFLRFLLGLSVESHQILLKRVMKRRRRSDSSAETVEYIKMKISTIDSPEKSINLFHCLNELGDHSLVEEIQQYLKSGRIKEANLSSSQWSAVVFVLLTSEKKLDVFDINTFVGGNNKSEKLNVYQKLLPVIKESRSVQLNNCGLTDEGCAALTSALRSNPSHLRQLTLSWNKIGNSVNLLSDVLQDPHCKLERLWLRYCGVTDEGCAALTSALRSNPSHLRELDLSRNKIGKSVNLLSDVLQDPHCKLEILELRDCGVTDEGCAALTSALRSNPSHLRYLDLTGNNPGNSGRKLLTDLKNSPHYKLETLWFFLGNSHSKSSSTHSPH; encoded by the exons ATGGATGACACACAAACATCCAGAGATGAAGATTTTTCTCCAGGATTCAG TTCAGTTCATCAGAAGGGATCAGAAccagagtccagctgtgtgtctatgaggAGTGACGGGTCTCTGGGTCGTATAATAGATTTTAAGAGTGGAGATACACAGACTGATCTCAG TTCAGTTCATCAGGAGAGATCTGAAccagagtccagctgtgtgtctatgaggAGTGACGGGTCTCTGGGTCGTATAATAGATTTTAAGAGTGGAGATACACAGACTGATCTGAG TTCAGTTCATCAGGAGAGATCTGAAccagagtccagctgtgtgtctatgaggAGTGACGAGTCTATGGGTCATAAAGTACATTTTCAGAGTGGAGATACACAGACTGATCTGAG CCATGAAGTCCTCAACAGGTTTAGATCAAATCTGATGAAGAAGATTGAGTGTCTGTATGAGGGAACAGCACAGCAGGGAAAcccaacactcctgaatgagaTCTACACAGAGCTCTACATCACAGAGAGTGAGAGTGGAGAGATCAGTAATGAGCATGAGGTGAGACAGATTGAGACACAATCCAGGAGAGCAGAAACAGAGGACACACCGATCCAATGCAATGACATCTTTAGACCTTTACCTGGacaagacaaacccatcagaactgtgctgacaaagggagtcgctggcattggaaaaacagtctctgtgcagaagttcatcctggactgggctgaagggaaaGAGAATCAGGACGTCCAGCTCATATTTCCACTTCCTTTCAGAGAGATCAATTTGATGAAGGACAAAACACTCAGTCTTTCAGATCTTCTTCATGTCTTTTTCTCTGAAGCAAAAGAAATATCCAGTGACAAATATAAAgtgttgttcatctttgatggtctggacGAGTGTCGTCTGTCTCTGGATTTTCAGAGCGATGTGAGGTTGTGTGATGTAAGTGAATCAGCCTCAGTGGACGTGCTGCTGATGAACCTCATTGTGGGgaatctgcttccctctgctctcatctggatcacctccagaccagcagcagctgatCTCGTCCCCTCTGAGTGTGTCCATCGAGTGACAGAGGTACGAGGATTCAATGAGCCACAGAAGGAGGAAtacttcaggaagagaatcagtgatcaGAGTCTGGCCAATACAATCATCAGACACCTGAAGTCATCAAGGAGCCTctacatcatgtgccacatcccagtgttctgctggatctcagccgCTGTTCTAGAGAAGATGTTGAGCGAAGCAGAGAGTGGAGAGATTCCCAAGACTCTcactcaaatgtacacacacttcctgatcctTCAGACCAACATCAAACATGAGAAGGACTATGAGAAGAACGTGACAGATGAAGACATGATCCTCAAACTGGGGAAAGTGGCTTTTCAGCAGCTTGTGAAAGGCAATGTGATCTTCTATGAGGAAGACCTGAGAGAGTGTGGCATTGATGTGAGAgaagcatcagtgtactcaggattgtgcactcagatcttcagagaggagTTTGGCTGGTATCAGGGGAAGGTCTTCTGCTTTGTTCATCTGAGTGTTCAGGAACATCTAGCGGCTCTGTATGTGCACCTCTCCTTCACTAACAACAACAGAAATGTGTTTGATCAGAGTTTGCTGTCTAAACTTAAAGAATGGCTTCCacttaattcattaaaaaatgtttcattatcTGAGCTGCATCAGAGAGCTGTGAATGAGGCTCTACAGAGTAAAAATGGACATCTGGACCTTTTCCTGCGGTTTCTTCTGGGTCTGTCAGTGGAGTCTCATCAGATTCTCCTAAAAAGAGTAATGAAACGGAGAAGGAGATCTGACAGCAGTGCGGAAACAGTTGAGTACATCAAGATGAAGATCAGCACTATTGACTCTCCAGAGAaatccatcaatctgttccactgtctgaatgaactgggtGATCATTCACTAGTGGAGGAAATACAACAGTATCTGAAATCTGGAAGAATAAAGGAAGCCAATCTCTCTTCATCTCAGTGGTCAGCTGTAgtctttgtgttgttgacatcagaGAAGAAGCTGGATGTGTTTgatattaatacatttgttgGAGGAAACAATAAATCTGAAAAACTGAACGTTTATCAGAAGTTGCTGCCTGTGATTAAAGAATCCAGATCAGTTCA GTTGAATAATTGTGGtctcacagatgaaggttgtgctgctctgacttcagctctgagatcaaacccctcacacctgagacaaCTGACTTTGTCATGGAATAAAATAGGAAATTCAGTGAATCTGCTGTCTGATGTACTacaggatcctcactgtaaactggagagactgtg gttgagatattgtggagtcacagatgaaggttgtgctgctctgacttcagctctgagatcaaacccctcacacctgagagaactggatctgtctaggaataaaataggaaaatcagtgaatctgctgtctgatgtactacaggatcctcactgtaaactggagatacTGGA gttgagagattgtggagtcacagatgaaggttgtgctgctctgacttcagctctgagatcaaacccctcacacctgagataTCTGGATCTGACTGGGAATAATCCAGGAAATTCAGGACGTAAACTGCTCACTGATCTAAAGAATTCTCCACATTATAAACTAGAGACACTGTG gttttttttaGGAAATTCCCATTCCAAATCCAGCTCCACACACTCTCCTCACTGA
- the LOC127495481 gene encoding gastrula zinc finger protein XlCGF57.1-like, translated as MAFIKEEIEDMKIEEAFRVKHEDTAEQTDLMALKEESQELNEMEEKIHVEKGHDIMTGEKSFSYSQTHKTEPGNLKVEMSIPTGESPFTCQQCERSFRGKKNLEVHMRIHTREKSYTCNLCAESFLLKRNLKTHMRIHIREGPFTCQQCGKSFSQKESLNGHMKIHTEEGPFTCQQCGKSFVREERLKVHMKIHSQEKPFICSQCGKRFTLKKALTAHLNLHTGEKPYICQQCGKSFSQNGNLKTHMRIHTGEKPYTCSQCGKSFKRNRDLDAHIRNHTGEKPYSCKECGKSFSQKKSVKTHMRIHTGEKPFVCDQCGESFRYKQCFDHHMRTHSGENCITCHKCATSFTDRDHLKNHVKIHIGEKPYMCHDCGKTFTNRANFEFHMRIHTGEKPFTCPQCGKSFTMKDQLKIHIRVHTGEKPFKCLQCEKSFKTKGNLKMHIMRVHTEKKPYSCKVCGKSFSHKEILTTHMTIHTGEKPFTCPQCGKSFMMKDQLKVHMRVHTGEKPFTCQECGKSFTMKDQLKIHMRIHTGEKPYKCLQCEKSFTTKNQLKIHMRVHTGEKPYKCLQCEKSFTTKGNLKMHIMRVHT; from the exons atggcgtttattaaagaggagattgaagacatgaagattgaagaaGCATTCAGAGtcaaacatgaagatactgcggaacaaacag ACCTGATGGCGCTGAAAGAGGAGAGTCAAGAACTGAATGAAATGGAAGAGAAAATTCATGTCGAGAAAGGCCATGATATCATGACCGGGGAAAAATCTTTTAGTTACTCACAAACTCATAAAACAGAACCTGGAAACCTTAAAGTTGAGATGAGCATTCCCACTGGAGAGAgtcctttcacctgccaacagtgtgaaagaagtttcagagggaaaaaaaaccttgaagtccacatgagaatccACACTAGAGAGAAGTCTTACACCTGCAATCTATGTGCAGAGAGTTTCTTACTAAAACGAAACCTTAAgactcacatgagaattcacattAGAGAGGgccctttcacctgccaacagtgtggaaagagtttcagtcaaaaagaGAGTCTTAATGGCcacatgaaaattcacactGAAGAGGgccctttcacctgccaacagtgtggaaagagttttgtgCGTGAAGAAAgacttaaagtccacatgaaaaTCCACAGTCAAGAGAAGCCGTTCAtttgctctcagtgtggaaaacgatttacactgaaaaaagcCCTTACAGCCCACTTGAATcttcacaccggagagaagccttacatctgccaacagtgtgggaagagcttctCACAAAACGGAAATCTGAAgactcacatgagaattcacactggagagaagccgtacacatgctctcagtgtggaaagagttttaaacGGAATAGAGACCTCGATGCCCACATTAGGaatcacactggagagaaaccttactcCTGCAAAgagtgtgggaagagcttctcacaaaaaaaaagtgttaagactcacatgagaattcacactggagagaagccgtttgTTTGTGATCAGTGTGGAGAGAGTTTCAGATATAAACAATGCTTTGATCATCACATGAGGACTCACTCAGGAGAGAACTGTATTACATGTCATAAGTGTGCAAcgagtttcacagacagggatcATCTTAAGAATCATGTGAAAATTCACAtcggagagaagccttacatgTGCCATGACTGTGGAAAGACTTTCACAAACAGAGCAAACTTTGAGtttcacatgagaattcacactggagagaagccattcacctgccctcagtgtggaaagagcttcacGATGAAAGATCAGCTTAAGATTCACAttagagttcacactggagagaagccattcaagtgtcttcagtgtgaaaagagCTTCAAGACGAAAGGAAACCTTAAGATGCACatcatgagagttcacactgaaAAGAAGCCTTACTCCTGCAAAgtgtgtgggaagagtttctcACATAAAGAAATTTTAACGACTCACATgacaattcacactggagagaagcctttcacctgccctcagtgtggaaagagcttcatGATGAAAGATCAGCTTAAggttcacatgagagttcacactggagaaaagccttttaCCTGCCaagagtgtggaaagagcttcacGATGAAAGATCAGCTTAAgattcacatgagaattcacactggagaaaagccatacaagtgtcttcagtgtgaaaagagCTTCACAACGAAAAATCAGCTTAagattcacatgagagttcacactggagagaagccttacaagtgtcttcagtgtgaaaagagCTTCACGACGAAAGGAAACCTTAAGATGCACatcatgagagttcacacttgA